The window tgtctagccacttgcttgggtggttgcttagagatagggttagttaactaactaactactagttatttagttagttaggagttctagttaaggatagggaaggtcttaatctcgaaaattagaagagggattaataagcattcttagtaaaatgtcttaagtgattaagcacttattagttaagttggcacttatctccaccaattctcttatcttaattgatttagacatcataaaacttacatgaaatcactttaagtcatgacccataactagtcattcactagataataatacatatatacaaatacatacatgtatacttagtataaaataacaatgtagtttttgtgtatttgaactttaatgtttatgttttattctttttattcaaaaacacttaaatacattttaattataccttataataattcattttatattttaatttatttaaatataaaatttattgaccaatgtataatttcgtgacatttaaccggttaaccatatcgttaaacacattttgtcactttggttcgtatatttgtcaaatttagatccttcacatctattaagcaaatgttttacatagaacctaacttacttatcaactagagacatgttgatacaaaaattaagtttgttgcgtttaaatgatgttatatgctaatttcacaaaccggtgatggttcgtagtcatacatcataacgaaatttatcaatagttacttgttttatatttcataaTAACTTATTtgaataaaagaggttaaattccttcaaccattcttgataaaatactcatatttcttaataatcaaaacatagcatcgcacgatcgttcctatttttaccaattgttacagacGATATGTTGGATGAATTACATGGATTAGTGGTGTTTTCGAAGATTGACTTGCGAAGTGGGTATCATCAGATTCGCATGAGAGAAGGTGATGAATGGAATACGGACTTCAAGACCAAGCATGGGTTGTACAAATGGATTATGATGACATTTGGTCTTACAAATGTGCCTAGTACTTTAATGAGGCCGATAAACGAAGTATTAAAATCTTTTCTTGGGAGGTTCGTAGTGGTATACCTTGATGACATCTTGCTatataataaaagaaaataagaTCATATGGTGCATTTACAAAAAGTGTTTGAAACTCTTAGAACATAAAAACTTTATGGGAAGAAGAAAAACTATTTGTTTTTTGTGGAAAATGTGATTTTCTTGGGTTATGTTGTCTCCAAAGATGGAATTTCGGTGGATCAATCCAAGATCGAAGCAATAAAGTCATGGCCTACTCTTACTACTGCTTTAAAAGTCTGATCGTTTCATGGGCTTGCTTCGTTTTATAGGAGGTTCATTTGCGATTTCAGCACCATTATGAGTCCTATAACGACCTGCTTGAAGAAAGGAGAATTCGCATAAGGGGAAGATGCTCAGAAGGACTTTGCGAAAGTAAACGAGCTATTGTGTGCTGCTCCAGTCTTAGCACTTCCTGACTTTTCACAACCATCCGAGGTCGAGTGTGATGCGAGTGACATTGGAATAGGAGTTGTTCTCATTCACGGTAAACGACCTATcgtttatttttcagaaaatcttGGAGGTGTTCGATTGAATTATTGTACGTGTGATTAGGAGTTTTACGCTATTGTTAGAGCGTTGGATCATTGGGGCCATCACTTACCTGCAAATCATTTTTTTTGCACTCAGACAATGAGTCGTTGAAGTATATTAAGGGTCAACAAATATTGAGTACACGTCATGCTAAGTGGGTAGAGTTTTTGCAATCCTTCCCCTTCTCATCCAAGTATAAGGATGGAAAAAGCAACGTGGTAGTTGATACCTTGTCGAGGCAATATTCCTTGCTAGTGATAATGGATGCTCGTTTGATGGGGTTCGAAACATTGAAGAATTATTACAAATCTAATGTGGATTTTGGAGAATTGTTCGTGAAGTGTGCAAGTGGGCCTAATGGCGAATTCACATTACAAAAGGGCTTTCTCTTCATAGGGAATTGACTTTGTGTTCTGAAGTATGTGATTCGAGAACTATTGGTGCGAGAGGCTTATGGTGGGGGCTTGGTTGGGCATTTTGGAATCACTAAGACCATGCAAATACTAAAGGAACATTTTTATTGGCCAAAGATGTTAAGGGATGTGACCAACATCGTGAACAAGTGTCTGACGTGTCAAATGTCCAAAAGTTCGTTCAAGTCGAGATTGTACTCACCTTTTTCGGTTCCTAATAATCCTTGGAAAGATGTATCCATGGATTTTGTGGTTGCTTTGCTTCTTACTCAAAGGGGTAAGGATGCAATTATGGTAGTGGTGGATCATTTTTCCAAGATGGCTCATTTTGTTGCTTGCAACAAAACGGATGATGCTAGTAATGTGGTTGATTTATACTTTAAGGAGATTGTACGTTTGCATGATATTCCAAAAATTATTGTTTCAGGTCGAAATTTGAGAATTTTGAGTTATTTTTGGAATAAGGATGAAGATGGGTACGAAACTACTGTTTAGTACTTCGCATCACCCACAGACCGATGGGTAGAGAGAGGTTACGAATAGGACCTTGGGAAGATTGTTGCAAGGGTTTGGTGAACAAAACTCAGAAAGATTGGGATGTGAAGTCGGCACATGCTGAGTTCGCTTATAACTGATCTCATACGTTCACAACTGGGTATTCTCCATTCGAGGTTGTCTACGGTGTTAATCCATATCTTCCTTTAAACTTAATCCATTGCCAAAAGAAAAATTAGTTCATAAGGATGTTGAAGCCAAGTTAAAGTCGATGATGAAATTGCATACGAGACCTGTAATCGCATCGAAGTTGTGAATGCGAACTATAAGCAGAAGTCGGATAAGAACAAGAAGCCTCGAATATTTGCTGATGGACACTTAGTGTGGGTACACTTAAGGAAGGAACGTTTTCGAAGAAAAAGGAATAACAAGTTGATGCTAAGAGCTAAAGGTCCTTACAAGGTGGTGGGAAGAGTTAATGATAATGCCTTAAAGTTGAACTTCTAGGTAACTATGGAGTTCATGCCATGTTCAACATTCGAGACCTTTCCCCTTACCTTGATGATGATGTAATTGTTGAATTAAGGACAATTCCTTTAAGGAGGAGGGGATGATGCGAATGAGAAAGGCCTTGAGGATACAAAAGTGACTTTGTTAAACTTCGAGCCAGAAGATGAGTATGAACTGATGCGAATGGTTGTGAAGGATCGCAACCCGTTGTAGTTGTTGAATATTGGATGCGAACAGATTTGATCCATTGCAAACGCTTACAACCAGTTGCATTTGCTGAATATTAGATGTGAACATATGTGACCCATTACAAACGATCACAACCAGTTGCAGTCCTTGTTACCCGGGTGCGAACGCCAACACAAGATTGAGACTTGTAAGACTAGTTGTGATTGCGACCCTCGGAGCACGATCAAATGCGAAGTCAATTCGTGGGGAGAACACCACGTGGGGTTTGCGTGTTAACATACGCAAACTAATGCGAGAAATTTCCTTTTCAAGGGTTCAGTTCTCACTTCGATTCCAGCTCCAATAAAGTAGGAAGGGACAGTTTCTTCTTCAAGACATCTCCTTTTTGTGGCTTCTGGCAGGGTGCATTTCTTGGTCAAAAAGTCGAACTTTCCTTTTTTTGTTATGTCTTAGTTTTATTTTTCCGATGTAACTTTTATTTGATCATTATATGTCTTAGGATTTAAATAGTCATTAGTCTTCCTGTTGTAAAACATAgacatatttttatgaaaaaaattgaACTTTGTTCATGAGTTGTTGCGACACTCAAAACTAATCAATTGAGAGATGATTTCCTGGTTTTGATAGAATTCAAGTTAATAGGTAGTTAATAGGTCTTAACTTGTTTTCATCGATATTCAATCTATAGGTCTAGATTGTATATCAAATATATCATTTGtttattgttgttcttgttctcGTTCTTGCTCCTAATCTACCCATTTTTCTATCTTCTTTGTGAATCTTGTTCGTCTTGCTCTTGTTTCCGATGTTAGATAAAACCAAAGAAAACCCAAAAACAGATCCAACCTCAAACacgcattatatatatatatatatatatatatatatatatatatatatatatatatatatatatatatatataacatattagTCATATCTTGAATTTGAAGAGGTACAAGATACAAATctttttgtacaaatcaattatgcataaCAAAACCATTAATAGTTACCAAAATATTGAAGTATTGAATTAAGGAaagttattaaaaaattaatttgaagcaaaataacaattataaaatattaaattcattaatataaattaatttacatTTCTTAAACTAGATATAGATAATAATTAATTATATCAACTATATAAAcatacaatataaatataagttctaaatataaatattttaattaaaaattgtaatttttcttattacatactaataactaataacaaaatctAATAACTTTTTTCCCGTAAGAAAACTGTTTATCAAAAAAACTATTTATCACCGTTGTTTTGTGCGGGCacacatctaatatatatatatatatatatatatatatatatatatatatatatatatatagagagagagagagagagagagagagagagttaggttcaaatgttttcactatctattgtgtgcatgtctgactgattctggaccaattattttagttattttaggaaaataattaatgcatattaaatgttgaagatgtaattaatattcattatatcttcaacatgtaatagacatttattactttcttaaaataactaaaatgattggtccaaaatcagtcatacatgcacacaatagatagtaaaaataaaataacctaactatatatatatatatatatatatatatatatatatatatatatatatatatatatatatatatatataatctttgaCCAAGTCAACTGTAAGATTGGATTTGGTAGATAATATTAACTGTATACATAGATAGGAGAGAAATTAATAttttgtgatggttgtagataaatATAATTTTGTAAGGTGACAGTTGAAAAGTGTGAATAACGTGGTGGTGATGAGtgtaatataaaaataataattaggtGGCATTAGCAAGACTTTTGTTTTGCCTCCCACATGATTATGAAGATGAAATTTGTTCAATCACTTTAACTAAAAACGTGTTTCTTTATTTTTGGTGGTGACACATTTATTTTGGCCTTTCACATGACACATTTTCTTTTGTATAGGTTTTGATGGTGACATATTTGTCCTTTTTCACCCTATTCTTATCTTCttaaataaaatttgttttcaTGAAAACGTTATATTAGTGATTGATTTTAACCCTATTCTTATCttcttaaataaaaatttatttcatGAAAACGTTATATTAGTGATTGAGTATGCATATTAAATTCTAATAATGATGgggaataatatataaaaactaaataaaaaaattaaccatatatgctttttttttttttaatttggcaAGGACATTTGTTTGTTACAATTACATTAAAATTCGAATAAGAAATGCATCGCGTATTCTAAGATCAAAACATATATTGTTTTATCTATTAATTGTTGTTTAATAAATTCGTGTTAATTATATAGTTTATGAAAAACTAAAGTATAAATTGATTAAATATGAAAACTTATTACATAGATAAATAAGTTGAACTATTTCAATTCATTTCTGTACTTGAAACAAGATACCAATATGTTGCTACAATTTATATCAAGTTTCATTGTTTTTTATATGAAAACATCATCGTAAGTACAACAATGATTCACAAAAGGGAGACCATACTCAAGCATACAAACCAGGAAAGAAGAAAACATATTATACCTCAACATGataaaaattacaaatttttatTCAATTCAAAAGAGGTTCAACAATGACTCGCTCACATCTAATATGCAAAAGAATCCCCCATATaaatccaaaaccctaaaaaatttGTTCAATATTAATCAATTCAAATATACCATAAAGCTTTTCAATCTCAAAAGATATGTTATTCCAAGAGTACCTTTGATAAAATTATTTGATAACTAAAAGTTATAATTTTATTTGTAGAAAGGTGTTTGCAAAAATAGCTGTAAACTTTatgaatatataaaattatataaaaatatatatgaataaaagctcaaatttgaaatataaaaatactaaaaactcataataactataaaaaaaaatcaaaacctaATTAAAATAGCTTTTGAATTAAAgacctttttattttttatttttttgtaaattccaaaaaaaaaaaaaaaaattatgaacttACAAACACGCCTTAAATCTATCAAGAAAGCCAATTGTAAAGTAGAAAAATAACTGGAGCTTATATCGATACAAGGGTTAAGAATCTCTGATTTTCATATAGACAAAAGAGGCAAATTAACCCTCTTTAACTTATATACAAGCAACATGAAAGATCAAAGATCAAAGATGTACCCCGAAAAAAGAATACGAGTATACTAACAAATACTTGGAAGAATAAGAATGTTAAATAACACTAAACAACACAAGTTGAAGCAACAATCAAAATCCTGATTCGTGGGTATCATCAGAAAATTACCCATATCAGGAATCATCAGAAAATTACCCATCAGGAATCATCAACTTACCTTGGATCCGATACTCTGTTGGTCAACGCTAATCGGAGCTGTTCCTGAGTGTAAAATCGAGTACCCATTTTAACTGTCGCTTGTTGCATCATCAAATCGTTGACCACCGATACACTCGCATGGTGGACGTCAAGATCGAGGTCCTTTAACGCCGACATTAGACGGGCGGCAGGGTGGTTTTTCTTGCTACATTGAATCCTAATCATGGCGTCCCAGCCGATGATTTTGATATCTATGTCTATATCTGTGATTTTTGGGTGGTTTGGGTTAGGGGTGGGTGTTAATTTGAAGTCTTCCGGTGGTGAGACGGTGGAAGAAGATGATTGATGGGAGTCTTTGGTTAATAATATCTCTTTTTTCATGGCGTCAAGCTGGGTTTTGAGTTCTTCTTTACCGGTTTCTGTGTTTTGAAGCTTTGATTTGAGGTCGTTGATGTAAGAAATGGCGTCGCCGAGGAGAGACGCTTTGTCCATTTTAGAAACGTTGGGGACGACGGCTCGAAGGGCGTAGAATTTTTGGTTTAGCTTTTCTCTTCTTTGTCTTTCGGCTTCCACGTGATTCAATGGCTCTTCCCGGCCGTTTGCCGGTTTTCTACCGCGTTTTTTTGGTCGTTTCTCCGGCTCCACCACTAGTCGGCTCTCCGCCTCTCTTCCGATTGATGGATCTAGCTCTGCTCCACCGGATTTTACAGTCTCCGATGGTGGAATAACCGTGCCGGAGGTGAACGAGAGCATCCCATCGTGGGGTTTCTTCTTTTTGTTGCTGTTATCTTCTCCTCCGGCGAACGTCTTCTTGCTTTCACCAAAATTCAGGAGTTCGACAGATTCAGGCTTACAAGAATGAGAAGTATTCCCGTTTCTGCTTCCGTCGTAAGATCCGAATTCTGAGAAATTTAATTCTCTGCTCCCGAACAATCCTTGATTTTGGATGGATTCACGATTGGAATTGTGAATCACAGAGCTAGGGTTTTCAGTTAACGAGCTGCAGCTAGGGTTGTCGATGGAGATTTGCTTTGAGACTGAGTTATTTGATGGGATTACAGTCGTCGGAGGGGCTACTGCGGTGACATCAACAGAATCTTTCATTtctacggtggtggtggtggtggtggcggcggcagAAGATACTGGATCGGTTAGCCACAACGACGATGGATCAGTAGTATCACCTCCGGGTGTCTGATTCGGGTTCATTGGCGTCAAATCTGGAGGGCTATAACTGAAATTAAATAGTACTCTGGCCTCATTCATGAGATCTGAACTTTGAAAAATCAACTCCGTTGAACCTAATTCAAGAACTCCGTTTGTAGACGGAATACAGACGATCGTCTGCAATCCGAAACCCTCACCTTGCCGTGCACGCTCGCACTGCGACGCCAATAACCGCTCCCGGCCGGCAATCCAAACAGGTTGATTACTGAACATCGCCTGACCGGGCAATCCACTACCGTTGACGAACGACTGCGTCATCGAGATGAGAAAAAACCACTCCGTATCAGTAACTTCCTCATCCACGGCTTCGTTCTCCGGCATCTGTGTGCCAGATATCAATGAATTCAGCTCCCGGAGCACCTTCTTCCGGTGCTCCTGCTCCGCCAAAGAACTAACCGACGTCGTCGTTTTTTGCTTGTTGATCTCCCCCTTGTAATACCCGTCGCCCCACCCTAAAAACGAGGGGCTCGTGTAATCCACGGCGGACGATTGCCAGAAGATCCCATAAGTCCACGAATCACGAGCGTTATCAATCAACCCCTGAAGACGTTGCTGTAAAGAATCCTGATTAAAAGGCTGTGACTCGCCGGCAAGCTTATGAAGATCATTTGTAGAAGTGGACGCAGAGGACGATGCCGGAGGAACCGCAGACGGCGCTGCCGTACTAGTAGGATTACCCCAAAAGGAAGACATATCAGAGCTGATGAACGCATCCATCATGGCGTTATCATCTGCGTTCCATAAATTCATCGCCGTCGGAAGACGGTAATCCGTCATCCCACAaacaaatttaaaatataatcaaACAAATTAGAAAGAGGTCAACTGATTTGGATCAAAAGATGGGGATGATTAGGTTTAAATGGACACGTGGTGGTGGCTGCGGCGGCGGAGCAgccacgagagagagagagagagagagagagagagagagagagagagagagagagagagagagagagagagagagagagagagagagagagagagagagagagagcggcgAAGGAGGCCGAAATGCAAATGAGGTGATTCGCCGATATAATCGCAGAATTAATTTTTACCATGGCCGGCGATTACTAAATGTATTTTTGATTTTACATATTTGTCCCCTTAGGATCCGATCGATCCGATTTGAAATTTGGATTAGGTCGAAACCGGGTTTTGACCAACTATATCGGATTAATGCAATCCACCGGAGTGTAACTGCATTCATAGCATTCATATCTTTTATAACGGCCAAAAATTTTAACATGATTTAAACTTTACAAAAcaactcattttaataacgttgttacaaaaaggttttcaatacattatttaacagagtatttcccaggtccatttcataaaacaccaacgcgaagAACGGTACGATCAAgcatttgccttgccacagtc of the Lactuca sativa cultivar Salinas chromosome 6, Lsat_Salinas_v11, whole genome shotgun sequence genome contains:
- the LOC111899261 gene encoding transcription factor MYC2; protein product: MTDYRLPTAMNLWNADDNAMMDAFISSDMSSFWGNPTSTAAPSAVPPASSSASTSTNDLHKLAGESQPFNQDSLQQRLQGLIDNARDSWTYGIFWQSSAVDYTSPSFLGWGDGYYKGEINKQKTTTSVSSLAEQEHRKKVLRELNSLISGTQMPENEAVDEEVTDTEWFFLISMTQSFVNGSGLPGQAMFSNQPVWIAGRERLLASQCERARQGEGFGLQTIVCIPSTNGVLELGSTELIFQSSDLMNEARVLFNFSYSPPDLTPMNPNQTPGGDTTDPSSLWLTDPVSSAAATTTTTTVEMKDSVDVTAVAPPTTVIPSNNSVSKQISIDNPSCSSLTENPSSVIHNSNRESIQNQGLFGSRELNFSEFGSYDGSRNGNTSHSCKPESVELLNFGESKKTFAGGEDNSNKKKKPHDGMLSFTSGTVIPPSETVKSGGAELDPSIGREAESRLVVEPEKRPKKRGRKPANGREEPLNHVEAERQRREKLNQKFYALRAVVPNVSKMDKASLLGDAISYINDLKSKLQNTETGKEELKTQLDAMKKEILLTKDSHQSSSSTVSPPEDFKLTPTPNPNHPKITDIDIDIKIIGWDAMIRIQCSKKNHPAARLMSALKDLDLDVHHASVSVVNDLMMQQATVKMGTRFYTQEQLRLALTNRVSDPR